A single window of bacterium DNA harbors:
- a CDS encoding serine/threonine protein kinase, which yields MAASENLTSRGFRFWPGRVLAGKYEVVARLGGGWEGEVYLVRERATGIERAAKFFYPARNPRGSALRRYAQALHRLRHCPILIRYHTQETIAVRGEAISVLVSDFVEGDRLADFLAAQPGRRLEPFAALHLIHRLTRGIADIHAAGAVHGDLHDENVIVRRRGLGFDLKLIDLYPQRGPVRPKATDDVLDLVRLLYDITGGRAQYARQPAVIKGICKGLRRDLILAQFRTAEQLRRHLETLSW from the coding sequence GTGGCCGCATCCGAGAATCTCACGAGCCGGGGCTTCCGCTTCTGGCCCGGCCGCGTGCTGGCGGGCAAGTACGAGGTCGTGGCCCGCCTCGGCGGCGGCTGGGAGGGCGAGGTCTACCTGGTGCGCGAGCGGGCGACGGGCATCGAGCGCGCCGCCAAGTTCTTCTACCCGGCACGCAATCCGCGCGGCAGTGCCCTGCGCCGCTACGCGCAGGCGCTGCACCGGTTGCGCCATTGCCCGATCCTGATCCGCTACCACACGCAGGAGACGATCGCCGTGCGCGGCGAGGCGATCAGCGTGCTCGTCTCGGACTTCGTCGAGGGCGACCGCCTGGCCGACTTCCTCGCCGCCCAGCCGGGCCGGCGCCTCGAGCCCTTCGCGGCGCTGCACCTGATCCACCGGCTGACCCGCGGCATCGCGGACATCCACGCGGCGGGGGCCGTGCACGGCGACCTGCACGACGAGAACGTCATCGTGCGCCGGCGCGGGCTCGGCTTCGACCTCAAGCTGATCGACCTCTATCCGCAGCGCGGGCCCGTCCGGCCCAAGGCCACCGACGACGTGCTCGACCTCGTGCGCCTGCTCTACGACATCACCGGCGGTCGCGCGCAGTACGCCCGCCAGCCGGCGGTGATCAAGGGCATCTGCAAGGGGCTCCGGCGCGACCTCATCCTCGCCCAGTTCCGCACCGCCGAGCAGCTCCGGCGGCACCTCGAGACGCTGAGCTGGTAG
- a CDS encoding glutamine--tRNA ligase/YqeY domain fusion protein has product MNEDKAAAPSNFIRDIIIEDLRTGRWGGQVCTRFPPEPNGYLHIGHAKAFGLDFGMAAEFGGTCNLRFDDTNPEKEDEEYVEAIKADIRWLGYDWGDRLYHASDYFGQMYEYAELLIKDGKAYVDDQTEEEIRLNRGTVTEPGRPSPFRERSVAENLDLFRRMRAGEFPDGARVLRAKIDMASPNMLLRDPLMYRIRHAEHHRTGSEWCIYPMYDWAHGLEDSIEGITHSMCSLEFEVHRPLYDWFLDQLPVHHPQQIEFARLNVAGTLMSKRKLRQLVEERIVDGWDDPRLPTLRGMRRRGYTPAAIRDFLERAGVAKKDSVIDPALLEHCLREDLNLKAPRAMAVIRPLRLVITNWPEGQVELREAENNPEDPAAGTRQLPFGRELWIERDDFREDAPKKWFRLAPGAEVRLKHAYFVTCNEVVKSATGEVIELRCTYDPATGSGEAPDGRKVRGTLHWVSAAHAVAAELRLYEPLFTVDAPGSFADIHAILNPNSLERLTDCFLEPGLAAAKLGESFQFLRHGYFCLDPDSKPGRLVFNRAVSLRDSWAKIEAKA; this is encoded by the coding sequence ATGAACGAGGACAAGGCCGCGGCGCCCAGCAACTTCATCCGCGACATCATCATCGAGGACCTGCGCACGGGCCGCTGGGGCGGCCAGGTGTGCACGCGCTTTCCACCCGAGCCCAACGGCTATCTCCACATCGGTCACGCCAAGGCCTTCGGCCTCGACTTCGGCATGGCCGCGGAGTTCGGCGGCACCTGCAACCTGCGCTTCGACGACACCAACCCCGAGAAGGAAGACGAGGAGTACGTCGAGGCGATCAAGGCGGACATCCGCTGGCTGGGCTACGACTGGGGCGACCGGCTCTACCACGCCTCGGACTACTTCGGCCAGATGTACGAGTACGCCGAGCTGCTGATCAAGGACGGCAAGGCCTACGTCGACGACCAGACCGAGGAGGAGATCCGCCTCAATCGGGGCACGGTGACCGAGCCCGGCCGTCCGAGTCCCTTCCGCGAGCGCAGCGTGGCCGAGAACCTGGACCTCTTCCGCCGCATGCGGGCAGGCGAGTTCCCCGACGGCGCCCGCGTCCTGCGCGCCAAGATCGACATGGCCTCGCCCAACATGCTGCTCCGCGACCCGCTGATGTACCGCATCCGCCACGCCGAGCACCACCGCACGGGCAGCGAGTGGTGCATCTACCCGATGTACGACTGGGCGCACGGGCTCGAGGACAGCATCGAGGGCATCACGCACTCGATGTGCAGCCTCGAGTTCGAGGTGCACCGGCCGCTCTACGACTGGTTCCTCGACCAGCTGCCCGTGCACCACCCGCAGCAGATCGAGTTCGCGCGCCTGAACGTGGCCGGCACCCTGATGAGCAAGCGCAAGCTCCGCCAGCTCGTCGAGGAGCGCATCGTGGACGGCTGGGACGACCCGCGCCTGCCCACGCTGCGCGGCATGCGCCGCCGCGGCTACACGCCTGCGGCCATCCGCGACTTCCTCGAGCGCGCGGGCGTGGCGAAGAAGGACAGCGTGATCGACCCCGCCCTGCTCGAGCACTGCCTGCGCGAGGACCTGAACCTGAAGGCGCCGCGGGCCATGGCCGTGATCAGGCCGCTGAGGCTCGTCATCACGAACTGGCCCGAGGGCCAGGTGGAGCTGCGCGAGGCCGAGAACAACCCGGAGGACCCGGCGGCCGGCACGCGGCAGCTCCCCTTCGGCCGCGAGCTGTGGATCGAGCGCGACGACTTCCGCGAGGATGCGCCCAAGAAGTGGTTCCGCCTCGCGCCCGGCGCCGAGGTGCGCCTGAAGCACGCCTACTTCGTCACCTGCAACGAGGTGGTGAAGAGCGCCACGGGCGAGGTGATCGAGCTGCGCTGCACCTACGACCCCGCGACCGGCAGCGGCGAGGCGCCCGATGGGCGCAAGGTGCGCGGCACCCTGCACTGGGTGAGCGCGGCCCACGCGGTGGCGGCCGAGCTGCGTCTCTACGAGCCGCTCTTCACCGTGGACGCCCCGGGCAGCTTCGCGGACATCCACGCGATCCTCAACCCGAACAGCCTCGAGCGGCTCACGGACTGCTTCCTTGAGCCGGGGCTGGCTGCGGCGAAGCTCGGCGAGTCCTTCCAGTTCCTGCGCCACGGCTACTTCTGCCTGGACCCGGACAGCAAGCCGGGGCGGCTCGTCTTCAACCGCGCGGTGTCGCTCCGCGACAGCTGGGCGAAGATCGAAGCGAAGGCCTAG